The Candidatus Sysuiplasma jiujiangense genome includes the window ATCTGTGCAAAAGAGAGCATTCCGTTTATCTGGCGTTTTACGGAGGAAAAATCAAGGTTGGAATGACAAGCACCACAAGGATCAGGGAGAGATTGATAGAGCAGGGGGCGGACGCGTACATGGTTGCCGGCAGATTCCGATCCAGGAAAGCCGCGAGAGAAATGGAAAAGAAGATAAGCCATGACCTTGGAATTTCACAGACACACAGGTACGGCGACACACTGAATGAGCTCCAGGCTGCAATTGACTATAATGCCGTTGAGGCAGGCTACAGCAGAATAAGCGCTGAGCTCGAAGAAAGATTCAACCTGAGATGCTCCGGCCTTGAGGTACTCGACGGGTATCCTATGGCACAGCCGCTGGAGAGCGCCCCTCTTTACGTCAGCATCACAGGCTTCCATGAAGGGGAGGTAATTGGGGTGAAGGGCAGAATTGCCATTTACAGGAAC containing:
- a CDS encoding DUF2797 domain-containing protein — protein: MFITADRLLAINKGSRSHAISFYWEGFEPHFEVYSCETDALGELEMNRFSFTVTEEQKCVGSFRNGAYRPCPLNRHVENMDQCDFCSRTLIPIQKCLFDPICDGEICNWDLCKREHSVYLAFYGGKIKVGMTSTTRIRERLIEQGADAYMVAGRFRSRKAAREMEKKISHDLGISQTHRYGDTLNELQAAIDYNAVEAGYSRISAELEERFNLRCSGLEVLDGYPMAQPLESAPLYVSITGFHEGEVIGVKGRIAIYRNGGLKALNLAAIPSRFIISV